The DNA region CGAATGCCGCAGCGAACCGGGCGGCGGCGCGGGTGCTCGATCACATGGACGCGGCGGGGTATCTGCACATCGTCGGCGACACCGACCCGGAGTTGGTCACGCTCAGCGCGAGCGGGCAGACCCTCACCCCTTGAGCGTATGAGCGCATACGCGTAAAGGCCCCGCCGGAATCCGGCGGGGCCTTTACGTTCGGGGCTGGCTACATGCGGGCGCGGATCTCCTCGACCGCTTCGACCGACATGCCCGCGGCCTGCGCGATCACCGCCGTGCGCGTGTGGGTGCGCAGCGCCTTGCGGATCAGCGCATCGCGGGTTATGGAGGCGTTGGCGATGATGTCGGCCTGATCGGCTATCTCATCGACAAGCCTGGAGCTGTAGGGCGTCAGGCGAGTACTGCGCTCGGCCCAGGGGAACCGATGGTGACAGCCAGCGCACACAAAATCGTCGGGGCTGCCCTTCTTCCGGAAGGCGTCCGCGTAGCAGTGCGGGCACTCGCAACTGTCCAGACTGTCCAGATCATCGGTCGGGTCGTCCATCTCGCCGCCCCAGGTGGTGTTCTGGTTCATCAGGCGTTCTCCTCGCTCGTGGTGGAAGGCCGCTCGTCGGCCGGGGTGGCGTGCAGGATCATGTCGGCATAATGCTCCGACGACCAGGAGTGCACCCAGACCATGACACCGACCATCACCGGGGCGATGGCGAACTTGGCCGCAGTGCCGTAGTCCCCGGCGCCCAGGTGCGGGCCGGTGTTCAAAGTGATGGTCAGCGCCAGCAATGCCAGCTCCGCAGCCGTGGCCCGGGCGCGCTTCACCTCACGGCCTTCGCGGCTGGCGTCGGTGATGGTGAGCATGATCGCGATCAGCGGTATCGAGATCATCGCCTCCAGCCCGTAGGACAGCCAATAGAGCGGGTTGCTCAGGTCGTCATCGGGCACCAGGTTGGACTGGACGTTGTAGCCCGACCAGATCATGCCGATGACCACGGCCACCAGCAGCGCGCGGCCGATCAGCTCCGAGCGGCGGTAGAGCATCGTCAGGCGGGCGTCGGGGCTGGCCAGGCGGCGGCGCTTGGCGACCGCGCGGCGATGCCAGCGGCCATCGCGGGACTCCGCGCGGGCCTCGGCCTCGATGTCCTTGCGTTCGCGCTCCAGCCGCCGCAGCTTGGCCTCGGCGCTGGCCTGGCGGATCTGGCGGTCGATCTCGCGCTCGCGCTCGGCCAGTGCGCGTTCGGCGTCGATCTCCTCCGCGCTCAGCGCCTCGAACAGCGCCGCGTCCCGGTCGTACTTCAGCCGGGCGCGCGCCTTGGCGACCTGCGCCGCGAGTTCGGGGGCCTCGTCGGTGTGCACTGCGGGGCCGGAATCGGAGTGCACACCGGTGCCGGTGTGCACTCCGGCGGAGTGTTCGTCGAGTGCACGTTCCGGCCGATGGTCGGCGGGGGTGTGCACGACCGGCGCGGCGGCAGTGTCGATCGAGTGCACGCCCATGTGCATGTCCTCGGTGGTGTCGGCGGGTGTGGTCGGGGTGGTGCGGGTGTGCACACGGGCCGGGCGGGCGGTTTCGGCGCGGTGCGGGCCGGGCTCGGCGTTCCAGTCCTTGACCACCCGCGCGATGTAGGTGGGGCTGATGTCGGTCACGCCGCGATCGGCCAGCCAGTGCCGCACCTGCGCTGGCCTGGGGTTTTCCAGCGCGCCGCACGCGAACCGGATCTGGCGGCCCTTATCGGGGGCCATCGCGGCCAGCGCGGCGGCATCGGCGTCGGTGCGGGCGGGGCGGCGGCGCGGGGTGGCGTCGGACTCCTCGGCCGGGGCCGGGGCGGTCTCGGCCGAGTGCGCGTCGGAGTGCACGTCTTGTGCACGCTCGGCCGCAGTGTTGTGCACGTCCTCGGCGGGCTCGGCCGGGGCAGTGTTCGAGTTGTGCACTCCCTCGCCAAGGTTCTCGGTGTCGGAGTGCATCACCGGGTGCCGGTCGGCGGTGGGCAGTGTGTACACAGCAGCAGTGTGCACGCCGGGGGTGGTGGTGTGCACGTCGTCGGTGTTGTGCACTGTGTTGTGCACTGTGGGTTCGGTGGTGGTCATGGTGTTCTCCTGTGCAGTGTCTATGCTTGTGCGCGCATGAGCTTGTGCGCGTGTGCGCGCATGAGTTGGGGTGTGGGTGGGCAGCACTGCCCTGGCGGGGTGTGTCAGTTGCCCTGTGCCTTCTTCTCCAGCTGGGCCTTGAGCCGGTGGTACTGCTGGCGGTGGTTGTCGTTGCAGTACAGCGCCCGGCGACCGCCCTTCGTCTGCGTCAGCGGGTCACCGCAGAACCGGCAGCGGCCGGGCTCCTCGTCGGGCAACTGATCGACCAGCGCGGTTTCGGTGTCGGGGCGCAGCTCGACGACGTTGGATTTGGCCGGCGCTTTCTCCACGCTCGGCGGGGCGGGCAGCACGGGGCGCGGGGCATCGGCCGGGCGGCCGAACTCGTTCACCAGGGCGGTGATGTGGGAGTCCTCGACCCGGAAGAAGCGGGCGCGAATGGCCATGCCGCCCGCTTCCGGGCTGTCGATGTAGACCGTGCCCTGCTCGTCGGTGCCGATATCGGTGGCCGCGACACCACGCTCCTTGGCGCCGAAGCCGAACACCATCGTCTGCTGCTGGTCCGACGCCTGACGCAGGCCGACCATCGTCGGGAACATATCCCTGAGCAGGTCGAAAAGGTCCTTCGCGGCGTTCTGGGTCGCGACGATGATCGTGATGCCGAACGATCGTGCGCGGCTGAGCAGGCTCAGCAGCAGACGCAGGACGTACTTGCCGACCGTGAGGGTTTCCTCTTTCACCGACCCGTCGAGCTGGATCAGCGGCCGGGTGATTTTGAAGTCCGCCGAGATCTTCAGCAGATCGAGGATTTCGTCGATCATCAGCACTATCTGCGGATCACCTGGGCGCGGTTCGAAATCGCGGATCGGCTGGCCGGTGCGCATGGCAGGCTCGCGGCGCGGGGTGGCCCGCCCCATCATCCGGTGCACCAGCAGCTCCAGCACGGAGATGGCGTCGAGCACCTCCCAGACGAACTGTGCGAACAGCCGGTCGCCCGCGGCCATTTCGGACCCGAACTTGAGGTCGATCACGTAGAGCTCCACACGACCGGCCTTGATGTCCGGTGCCAGCGCCGCGATGATCGCCCACAACACACCGGACTTGCCCGAACCGGTCAGGCCCGCCAGGAACAGGTGATTGCTCCAGATCCGCATCCGGTAGTAGTTGCCGTCCTCCTGCATACCGACCTTCAGCGCCTTGAGCGGCACCGGCGACGGCTCCGGCCGGGGCAGACGAATAGTCCGGGCCAGCGGATTGCGCACCCGCAGCTCGATCACAACGACATGCCCCTGTGCCATGACCACCTGCACACGCGGCACATGCAGGCTGGAGGCGATGACGGGCAGGCGATTACGCACGTGGTCGGCCGAGTAGCCCTCCGGCAGCGCCAGCCGGATGCGTGCGCCGACCGGCGAGAGCCGGATGCCTTGATCGGGGGCGTGTCCCGCGTCCTGGCCGGGCAGCAACTGCGGCCACGTCCCCGGGAACCACTGCGCCGGATTCGGCGGCAGACCGATAGCCACCTGCGGATGCGTCCACATCAGCGACGCTGCAAGCGGATTCGCCAGCAGATCCAGCGCGTAGTGCACTTCCGGCGGGAAGGTGTCGCGGAACTCGCGCCATTCCCGCCAGGCCCGCTCGGCCGCGCGGCGCTGTGCC from Nocardia higoensis includes:
- a CDS encoding FtsK/SpoIIIE domain-containing protein produces the protein MGNNHGNGPSADLVLVSLAAGGGVMAFGGLVAYKTMENMGYPGWTGPGGLVALTGTGVGLFVAEKVNGKRAQRRAAERAWREWREFRDTFPPEVHYALDLLANPLAASLMWTHPQVAIGLPPNPAQWFPGTWPQLLPGQDAGHAPDQGIRLSPVGARIRLALPEGYSADHVRNRLPVIASSLHVPRVQVVMAQGHVVVIELRVRNPLARTIRLPRPEPSPVPLKALKVGMQEDGNYYRMRIWSNHLFLAGLTGSGKSGVLWAIIAALAPDIKAGRVELYVIDLKFGSEMAAGDRLFAQFVWEVLDAISVLELLVHRMMGRATPRREPAMRTGQPIRDFEPRPGDPQIVLMIDEILDLLKISADFKITRPLIQLDGSVKEETLTVGKYVLRLLLSLLSRARSFGITIIVATQNAAKDLFDLLRDMFPTMVGLRQASDQQQTMVFGFGAKERGVAATDIGTDEQGTVYIDSPEAGGMAIRARFFRVEDSHITALVNEFGRPADAPRPVLPAPPSVEKAPAKSNVVELRPDTETALVDQLPDEEPGRCRFCGDPLTQTKGGRRALYCNDNHRQQYHRLKAQLEKKAQGN